One Microbispora sp. ZYX-F-249 genomic region harbors:
- a CDS encoding ABC transporter: protein MAGNDRLRAALESLRRHLDQDLFPLEIGDAAADRRVLVELRGQLDDYLLPRLAAIDAPLLAVVGGSTGAGKSTLVNSLAGVTVTEPGVLRPTTLAPTLVCNPADAAWFTSTTVLPGLARVTGGAAGGGRGEPGTLRIAPVEGLPPGLALLDAPDIDSIVTANRELAAQLLAAADLWLFVTTAARYADEVPWSFLRLARERSTALAVILQRVPAEACEPVAADLTRLLRDNGLGGTPLFAVPELELPSERARLPAHVVQPIATWLADLSVDAKARAEVVRRTLTGALDSLGTRVPDLADRVERQRAGITELRDIASRAYDVAMSAFDDGMRDGRLLRGEVLARWQDFVGTGDLMRSLESRIGWLRDRLAAAFRGRPAPDRELRVALESGVESLIRATADGAAERAVEAWLALPAGRDLLDKSGVTVSGRLGRASPDLPRRAGEAVRAWQGHVLDLVRSEGADRRTLARAASFGVNSLGVLIMLAVFSTTGGITGIELGIAGGTGVLSQKLLEAVFGDQAVRTLTQEAREDLRRRVRALLDEERARFISLVEGLGPAPETSARLREAAKAVQERGVL from the coding sequence ATGGCGGGGAACGACAGGCTGCGGGCCGCCCTGGAGAGCCTGCGGCGTCACCTCGATCAGGACCTTTTCCCCCTGGAGATCGGGGACGCCGCGGCCGACCGGCGTGTCCTGGTGGAGCTGCGCGGGCAGCTCGACGACTACCTGCTGCCACGTCTGGCGGCGATCGACGCGCCGCTGCTCGCCGTGGTCGGCGGCTCCACCGGGGCGGGCAAATCCACCCTGGTCAACTCGCTGGCCGGGGTGACCGTGACCGAGCCAGGGGTGCTGCGGCCCACCACGCTCGCCCCGACTCTGGTGTGCAACCCCGCCGACGCCGCCTGGTTCACCTCCACCACGGTCCTGCCCGGGCTCGCCAGGGTGACGGGAGGGGCGGCCGGCGGGGGACGCGGCGAGCCGGGCACCCTGCGGATCGCCCCCGTCGAGGGCCTGCCTCCCGGGCTGGCGCTGCTCGACGCCCCCGACATCGACTCGATCGTCACGGCCAACCGCGAGCTGGCCGCGCAACTGCTCGCCGCGGCCGACCTGTGGTTGTTCGTCACGACCGCCGCGCGGTACGCCGACGAGGTGCCGTGGAGCTTCCTGCGCCTGGCCAGGGAGCGGAGCACGGCGCTCGCGGTGATCCTCCAGCGGGTCCCGGCCGAGGCGTGCGAACCCGTGGCCGCCGACCTGACCCGGCTCCTGCGGGACAACGGCCTGGGCGGCACGCCGTTGTTCGCCGTCCCCGAGCTGGAGCTGCCGTCGGAGCGGGCCCGGCTGCCCGCCCACGTCGTGCAGCCGATCGCGACCTGGCTCGCCGACCTGTCGGTGGACGCCAAGGCCCGGGCGGAGGTCGTACGGCGGACCCTGACCGGCGCCCTGGACAGCCTGGGCACCCGGGTGCCCGACCTGGCCGACCGGGTGGAGCGCCAGCGGGCGGGCATCACCGAGCTGCGCGACATCGCGAGCAGGGCGTACGACGTGGCGATGTCGGCCTTCGACGACGGGATGCGCGACGGCAGGCTGCTGCGCGGCGAGGTGCTGGCCCGCTGGCAGGACTTCGTCGGCACCGGCGACCTGATGCGCTCGCTGGAGTCGCGGATCGGCTGGCTGCGCGACCGCCTCGCCGCCGCGTTCCGGGGCCGCCCGGCGCCGGACAGGGAGCTGCGCGTGGCGCTGGAGAGCGGGGTGGAGTCGCTGATCCGCGCCACCGCCGACGGGGCGGCGGAGCGGGCCGTCGAGGCGTGGCTGGCCCTGCCCGCCGGGCGCGACCTGCTGGACAAGTCCGGCGTCACCGTCTCCGGCCGGCTCGGCCGCGCCTCGCCGGATCTGCCCCGCCGGGCCGGTGAGGCCGTACGCGCCTGGCAGGGGCACGTGCTCGACCTCGTCCGCTCCGAGGGCGCCGACCGGCGCACGCTCGCCCGGGCGGCGTCGTTCGGCGTGAACAGCCTCGGCGTGCTGATCATGCTGGCCGTGTTCTCCACGACCGGCGGGATCACCGGCATCGAGCTGGGCATCGCCGGCGGCACCGGCGTGCTCAGCCAGAAGCTGCTCGAAGCCGTCTTCGGCGACCAGGCCGTACGCACGCTGACGCAGGAGGCCCGCGAGGACCTGCGGCGGCGCGTCCGCGCGCTGCTGGACGAGGAACGCGCCCGC
- a CDS encoding sensor histidine kinase, whose protein sequence is MRRVSDLLRSLRVGELRRRAARTPLWLRLVAGTLLLVTLAIALTGGFAVQLLRGYLVQRVDTQLTAVGRRPAEPSPAQAANAVSRPPRQFGSFYIVVLDRYGTVARTVQEPPNADPPPTLPRPRQDRERWLFTVESPSGVLWRAIAVREEDGARFRVAAISLADIDGTVSQLEVIVVGVGLAVIVALGVACHWLVRRSLRPLGEIERTAEAIAAGDLSRRVPLRHRRTEMGRLGRSINGMLTQIETAFREREASQERMRRFMADASHELRTPLTSIRGFAELYRQQSSQDPVVLLRRIEDQAVRMGLLVDDLLLLARLDQQRPLDRRPVDVLSLAAGAVLDAQTLAPDREIDLLRLDDSEEPVRVLGDEARLRQVVGNLVGNALRHTPAGTAFRVGVGLVPGSQALIEVADDGPGLAPGDAERVFERFYRADPARSRSDSGGTGLGLSIAAALVQAHGGTITADSEPGRGAVFRVRLPACPPEERLG, encoded by the coding sequence GTGCGCCGCGTCAGTGACCTGCTCCGTTCGCTGCGCGTCGGGGAGCTGCGGCGGCGGGCCGCGCGGACCCCGCTGTGGCTGCGGCTCGTCGCGGGGACGCTGCTGCTCGTCACGCTCGCGATCGCGCTGACCGGCGGCTTCGCCGTCCAGCTCCTGCGGGGCTACCTGGTGCAGCGGGTCGACACGCAGCTCACGGCCGTCGGCCGGCGCCCGGCCGAGCCGTCTCCCGCCCAGGCCGCCAACGCCGTGTCCCGGCCGCCGCGGCAGTTCGGGTCGTTCTACATCGTCGTGCTCGACCGGTACGGCACCGTGGCCCGTACCGTCCAGGAACCGCCGAACGCCGACCCGCCGCCCACGCTGCCCAGGCCCCGCCAGGACCGGGAGCGGTGGCTGTTCACGGTGGAGTCCCCTTCAGGGGTGCTGTGGCGGGCGATCGCCGTACGCGAGGAGGACGGCGCCCGCTTCCGCGTCGCCGCGATCAGCCTGGCCGACATCGACGGCACGGTCTCCCAGCTGGAAGTGATCGTCGTCGGGGTCGGCCTCGCCGTGATCGTCGCGCTCGGCGTCGCCTGTCACTGGCTCGTACGGCGCAGCCTGCGCCCGCTGGGGGAGATCGAGAGGACGGCGGAGGCGATCGCGGCCGGCGACCTGTCGCGGCGCGTCCCGCTCCGGCACCGGCGCACGGAGATGGGCCGTCTCGGCCGGTCCATCAACGGCATGCTCACCCAGATCGAGACGGCGTTCCGGGAGCGGGAGGCGTCGCAGGAGCGGATGCGCCGGTTCATGGCCGACGCCTCCCACGAGCTGCGCACCCCGCTCACCTCGATCCGCGGCTTCGCCGAGCTGTATCGCCAGCAGAGCTCGCAGGACCCCGTCGTGCTGCTGCGCCGCATCGAGGACCAGGCCGTACGCATGGGCCTGCTCGTGGACGACCTGCTCCTGCTCGCCCGGCTCGACCAGCAGCGCCCCCTCGATCGCCGTCCGGTCGACGTGCTCAGCCTCGCGGCGGGGGCGGTGCTCGACGCGCAGACGCTCGCACCGGACCGGGAGATCGACCTGCTGAGGCTGGACGACTCGGAGGAGCCGGTGCGGGTGCTCGGCGACGAGGCGCGACTGCGCCAGGTCGTCGGCAACCTCGTCGGCAACGCCCTGCGGCACACCCCCGCGGGCACCGCCTTCCGGGTGGGCGTGGGCCTCGTGCCCGGATCGCAGGCGCTGATCGAGGTGGCCGACGACGGCCCCGGCCTGGCCCCGGGCGACGCCGAGCGCGTCTTCGAGAGGTTCTACCGCGCCGACCCCGCGCGCAGCCGGTCGGACTCCGGCGGCACGGGGCTCGGGCTGTCCATCGCCGCCGCCCTCGTCCAGGCTCACGGCGGCACCATCACGGCCGACAGCGAGCCCGGCCGCGGCGCGGTGTTCCGCGTCCGTCTCCCCGCGTGTCCGCCAGAAGAAAGGCTAGGGTGA
- a CDS encoding response regulator transcription factor → MSPEGRLLVVDDEPDIRELLSASLRYAGFEVITAATGREAVQIAGKVRPDLIVLDVMLPDLDGFAVSDRLHASGRRVPVLFLTARDATEDKITGLGCGDDYVTKPFSLEEVLARIRAVLRRTRGGDTAPARLRVADLELDEDSHQVWRGGALVRLSPTEFKLLHYFMANQGRVLSKAQILDHVWHYDFGGDHNVVESYVSYLRRKVDTTEPKLIHTLRGVGYVLRAPRQ, encoded by the coding sequence GTGAGCCCGGAGGGCCGGCTGCTGGTCGTCGACGACGAACCCGACATCAGGGAACTGCTGTCGGCGAGCCTGCGGTACGCCGGGTTCGAGGTGATCACCGCGGCCACCGGCCGGGAGGCGGTCCAGATCGCCGGCAAGGTACGCCCCGACCTCATCGTGCTCGACGTCATGCTGCCGGACCTGGACGGCTTCGCCGTCTCCGACCGGCTGCACGCCTCCGGACGGCGGGTCCCGGTGCTGTTCCTGACCGCCAGGGACGCGACCGAGGACAAGATCACCGGGCTGGGCTGCGGCGACGACTACGTCACCAAGCCGTTCAGCCTGGAGGAGGTGCTCGCCCGCATCCGGGCCGTGCTGCGCCGCACGCGCGGCGGCGACACCGCCCCCGCCCGGCTGCGCGTGGCCGACCTGGAGCTCGACGAGGACTCCCACCAGGTCTGGCGCGGCGGCGCCCTCGTACGGCTGTCGCCCACCGAGTTCAAGCTGCTGCACTACTTCATGGCCAACCAGGGCCGGGTGCTGTCGAAGGCGCAGATCCTCGACCACGTCTGGCACTACGACTTCGGCGGCGACCACAACGTGGTCGAGTCGTACGTCTCCTATCTCCGGCGCAAGGTCGACACCACCGAGCCCAAGCTGATCCACACGCTCCGCGGCGTCGGCTATGTCCTCCGTGCGCCGCGTCAGTGA
- a CDS encoding ABC transporter permease, protein MNTAEVLRFALRGLAANKMRSALTMLGILIGVAAVILLVAIGEGSSRQIQQNIQRLGANSLTITPSTSGGGGGPGGFARGAGGGGGGQAGRQNTGPRTQAKDLTVDDARALADPANAPSVKSVSPVVTAQSQSAAYDGASHSIGQLVGTYPSYFEASNKPVVKGSYFYNDDVLAARKVVVIGQTVAENLFGTVDPLGKQITVSGVPFTVVGVLKEAGSSGFQDADDVAIAPLPAVQQSLTGFGPLGQILVQAKSAEAVDAAQSEVSEVLNQRHGITGAASADYRILNQAALQETVSAATGTFTVLLGAVAAISLLVGGIGITNIMLVTVTERTREIGIRKAIGAPKGAILGQFLAEATMLSLVGGLLGVLIAVIGAQFTIAGVRPVIVPASIALALGVSVVIGLFFGSYPANRAAGLRPIEALRFE, encoded by the coding sequence GTGAACACCGCGGAGGTCCTGCGCTTCGCGCTGCGCGGCCTGGCCGCGAACAAGATGCGCAGCGCGCTCACCATGCTCGGCATCCTGATCGGCGTCGCCGCGGTGATCCTGCTGGTCGCGATCGGCGAGGGGTCCTCCCGGCAGATCCAGCAGAACATCCAGCGGCTCGGGGCCAACTCGCTGACCATCACGCCCTCCACGTCGGGTGGCGGGGGCGGCCCCGGCGGTTTCGCCCGCGGCGCCGGCGGGGGAGGCGGCGGCCAGGCCGGGCGGCAGAACACCGGCCCGCGCACCCAGGCCAAGGACCTCACCGTCGACGACGCGCGGGCGCTGGCCGACCCGGCGAACGCTCCCTCGGTCAAGAGCGTCTCGCCGGTCGTGACGGCGCAGTCCCAGAGCGCCGCCTACGATGGGGCGAGCCACTCGATCGGCCAGCTCGTGGGCACCTACCCGAGCTACTTCGAGGCGTCCAACAAGCCGGTGGTCAAGGGCTCCTACTTCTACAACGACGACGTGCTCGCCGCACGGAAGGTCGTGGTGATCGGGCAGACGGTGGCCGAGAACCTGTTCGGCACGGTCGACCCCCTCGGCAAGCAGATCACGGTGTCGGGCGTGCCGTTCACCGTCGTGGGCGTGCTGAAGGAGGCCGGCTCGTCCGGGTTCCAGGACGCCGACGACGTGGCGATCGCCCCGCTGCCCGCCGTACAGCAGAGTCTGACCGGATTCGGGCCGCTGGGGCAGATCCTCGTGCAGGCCAAGAGCGCCGAGGCGGTCGACGCCGCGCAGAGCGAGGTCAGCGAGGTGCTCAACCAGCGGCACGGCATCACCGGCGCGGCGAGCGCCGACTACCGCATCCTCAACCAGGCGGCCCTGCAGGAGACGGTCAGCGCGGCGACCGGGACGTTCACGGTCCTGCTCGGCGCGGTGGCCGCGATCAGCCTGCTGGTCGGCGGCATCGGCATCACCAACATCATGCTCGTCACGGTCACCGAGCGGACCAGGGAGATCGGCATCCGCAAGGCGATCGGCGCGCCCAAGGGCGCGATCCTCGGCCAGTTCCTCGCCGAGGCGACGATGCTCAGCCTCGTCGGCGGCCTGCTGGGCGTGCTGATCGCCGTGATCGGCGCCCAGTTCACGATCGCGGGCGTGCGGCCGGTGATCGTCCCCGCGTCGATCGCGCTGGCGCTCGGCGTCTCGGTCGTGATCGGCCTGTTCTTCGGCAGCTATCCCGCCAACCGCGCCGCCGGGCTGCGGCCGATCGAAGCGCTGCGCTTCGAGTGA
- a CDS encoding ABC transporter ATP-binding protein encodes MPGRSVPDPPVLDPPVLDLGHVTKVYGEGETAVRALRGVSLRVERGDYVAIMGASGSGKSTLMNIIGCLDVPSGGTYRLDGTDVGGLDERRLAIVRNRKLGFVFQSFNLIPRMSALANVELPLAYGGVRAAERRRRALAALDRVGLAERVHHQPNELSGGQQQRVAVARALVTAPTLLLADEPTGALDSKSSEDVMNIFDRLSASGRTLVVITHEEEVAAHAKRVVRLMDGRIVEDVRTTPVGGPPPRLAEVAS; translated from the coding sequence GTGCCCGGCCGCTCCGTGCCCGACCCTCCTGTTCTCGACCCCCCTGTTCTCGACCTGGGCCACGTCACCAAGGTGTACGGCGAGGGCGAGACCGCGGTGCGCGCGCTGCGCGGCGTGTCGCTCAGGGTGGAGCGCGGCGACTACGTAGCGATCATGGGCGCCTCCGGCTCCGGCAAGTCCACGCTGATGAACATCATCGGCTGCCTCGACGTCCCCTCCGGCGGCACCTATCGCCTCGACGGCACCGACGTCGGCGGGCTCGACGAGCGACGGCTCGCGATCGTCCGCAACCGCAAACTCGGCTTCGTGTTCCAGTCGTTCAACCTCATCCCCCGGATGAGCGCGCTCGCCAACGTCGAGCTCCCCCTGGCGTACGGCGGGGTCAGGGCCGCGGAGCGGCGCCGCAGGGCGCTCGCCGCGCTCGACCGGGTCGGGCTCGCCGAGCGTGTCCACCACCAGCCCAACGAGCTGTCCGGCGGCCAGCAGCAGCGGGTGGCGGTGGCCCGCGCGCTGGTCACCGCGCCGACCCTGCTGCTGGCCGACGAGCCCACGGGCGCTCTCGACAGCAAGTCCAGCGAGGACGTCATGAACATCTTCGACCGTCTCAGCGCGAGCGGCCGGACCCTGGTCGTCATCACGCACGAGGAGGAGGTCGCCGCGCACGCCAAACGGGTCGTCCGCCTCATGGACGGCCGGATCGTGGAGGACGTGCGCACCACGCCGGTCGGCGGCCCGCCCCCGCGGCTCGCGGAGGTGGCGTCGTGA
- a CDS encoding efflux RND transporter periplasmic adaptor subunit translates to MKLSTKRRTLIINGVLVVLLLGGIAAAWASVGDDTSGDGAAPLTTRVTRGTVLASVSASGSVESARTRALGFAVSGTVEAVLVETGDRVKKGQVLARIDDTAARESLEAARASLDAAEEADTSTASGYSQYINARNAYRSAKRALAGTVIKAPFAGVVTAVNGAVGGSSGASGGSSQGGQAQSQNGSTGSAGSAGSGGSSGSAGSGGFIEIADPARLRIVGNFTEADVGRIKVGQAATVSFDALAGVTASGKVTVVDPQPQTSNNVVQYAVTISLTDVPSTVRLGQTATARVTVGEAADVLTVASAAVTTAGGRTTVTVLENGRQVVKRVEVGIKGDTTTEIKSGLREGDQVVRPRTSTTGGGGGIQFPGGGGGFGRGFGGGGGNR, encoded by the coding sequence GTGAAGCTGTCGACGAAGCGCAGGACGCTGATCATCAACGGCGTCCTGGTGGTACTGCTGCTCGGCGGGATCGCGGCGGCCTGGGCGTCCGTGGGGGACGACACCTCCGGAGACGGCGCCGCGCCGCTGACGACCCGGGTGACGCGCGGGACCGTGCTCGCCTCGGTGTCGGCCTCCGGTTCCGTCGAGAGCGCCCGGACGCGCGCCCTCGGTTTCGCCGTGAGCGGCACCGTGGAGGCCGTACTGGTCGAGACCGGCGACCGGGTCAAGAAGGGACAGGTGCTCGCGCGCATCGACGACACGGCCGCCCGGGAAAGCCTGGAGGCGGCCCGGGCGAGCCTGGACGCCGCCGAGGAGGCGGACACCTCGACGGCCTCGGGCTACTCGCAGTACATCAACGCGAGGAACGCCTACCGGTCGGCGAAGCGGGCACTGGCGGGCACGGTGATCAAGGCGCCGTTCGCCGGGGTCGTCACGGCGGTCAACGGGGCCGTCGGCGGCTCCTCGGGCGCGTCGGGCGGGTCCTCGCAGGGCGGTCAGGCGCAGTCGCAGAACGGGTCCACAGGGTCCGCGGGGTCCGCGGGGTCCGGAGGCTCCTCCGGGTCCGCCGGGTCCGGCGGTTTCATCGAGATCGCCGACCCCGCTCGCCTGCGGATCGTGGGGAACTTCACCGAGGCCGACGTCGGCAGGATCAAGGTCGGGCAGGCGGCGACGGTGAGCTTCGACGCCCTCGCCGGGGTCACCGCATCCGGCAAGGTCACGGTGGTCGACCCGCAGCCACAGACCAGCAACAACGTCGTCCAGTACGCCGTGACGATCTCGCTGACCGACGTGCCCTCCACCGTACGGCTCGGGCAGACGGCCACGGCACGGGTGACCGTGGGCGAGGCGGCCGACGTGCTCACGGTGGCGTCCGCGGCGGTCACCACGGCGGGCGGCCGGACCACCGTGACGGTGCTGGAGAACGGCAGGCAGGTCGTGAAGCGGGTGGAGGTCGGAATCAAGGGCGACACCACCACCGAGATCAAGTCGGGACTCCGGGAGGGCGACCAGGTGGTGCGGCCCCGGACGTCGACGACCGGCGGGGGCGGCGGCATCCAGTTCCCCGGTGGCGGAGGCGGGTTCGGCCGCGGCTTCGGTGGCGGCGGAGGCAACCGATGA
- a CDS encoding efflux RND transporter periplasmic adaptor subunit has protein sequence MRSSTPLRVGGLALAGIVIASVAVISASGGDTSVADRITLASVRRGTVTSYVSAAGNTVDTGVRDLAFGAEGTVEKVYVKVGQKVRRGEVLARVDDTIARENYEAAKASLAAAQETLDDVENGTATGAGTPGGGTGAGGSGGAGAGASGGGTGAGGAGATPSGGGTSGATGPGAGPGNAGGSGSSGAMVCPTPSARPTTQPSGQPSGQPSGQSSGQPSGQPSGRPSPRPTSQTSGHSASRPSSRPTGRAAYNGASTASLALVAYGGGDHGGDHGGPKPEPSPAPTPIRTPRPPAKPPTTHRPAPTVGGVATPNPGVSVSIPPTAPAQQPSAKPIPSPSGSSSTCAPGQGGQGQGAQGQRAQGQSAQGQGGGTQGRAGFGGGRSGQAGQGGQAGQAAQGGGARLTEAQAEAQVSQATTELAEAKKALAGVRIKAPSDGTILSIAGSTGSRYTSGAFITLGDLDALQVQAMFTESDIRFLKVGQAATVTLSTQPGREYAGTVAHIDPTATTSNRLVRYGVTIDLENRPARLLLGQSATVRVTTGEAAGALYVPSQAVRLQDDGTAVVTVTNGGTQTRRTVGIGVRGDTQVEITDGLAEGDQVVLPGTSTAFPDEGFPTAR, from the coding sequence ATGAGATCGAGCACTCCACTCCGTGTCGGAGGGCTCGCGCTGGCGGGGATCGTCATCGCGAGCGTCGCCGTGATCTCCGCCAGTGGCGGCGACACCTCCGTGGCCGACCGGATCACGCTCGCCTCGGTCAGGCGGGGCACGGTCACGTCGTACGTCTCCGCCGCCGGCAACACGGTCGACACCGGTGTGCGCGACCTCGCGTTCGGAGCGGAGGGCACGGTCGAGAAGGTCTACGTCAAGGTGGGCCAGAAGGTCCGCCGGGGCGAGGTCCTCGCCCGGGTCGACGACACCATCGCCAGGGAGAACTACGAGGCCGCCAAGGCCTCCCTCGCCGCCGCCCAGGAGACCCTCGACGACGTCGAGAACGGCACCGCCACCGGAGCCGGAACGCCCGGTGGCGGAACCGGCGCAGGAGGCTCGGGCGGCGCGGGAGCCGGCGCCTCCGGCGGCGGAACGGGTGCGGGCGGCGCGGGAGCCACACCGAGCGGCGGCGGAACCTCCGGCGCTACGGGCCCTGGAGCCGGGCCGGGGAACGCGGGCGGTTCAGGGAGCAGCGGCGCAATGGTGTGTCCGACACCCTCCGCGCGTCCCACCACACAGCCCTCAGGACAGCCCTCAGGACAGCCTTCAGGACAGTCCTCAGGACAGCCTTCAGGACAGCCTTCGGGGCGGCCGTCCCCGCGTCCCACCTCTCAGACTTCGGGGCACTCGGCCTCCCGGCCGTCGAGCCGGCCGACCGGTCGTGCGGCGTACAACGGCGCGAGCACGGCGAGCCTGGCCCTCGTGGCGTACGGGGGCGGCGACCACGGAGGTGACCACGGCGGCCCGAAGCCCGAGCCCAGTCCCGCCCCCACACCCATACGCACGCCGCGTCCGCCTGCGAAACCGCCCACGACACACCGCCCGGCCCCCACGGTCGGCGGGGTTGCCACGCCGAACCCGGGGGTGAGTGTGTCGATTCCGCCCACGGCACCGGCACAGCAGCCCTCCGCCAAGCCGATCCCCTCCCCCAGTGGTTCCTCCTCCACGTGCGCGCCCGGACAGGGCGGCCAGGGACAGGGCGCGCAGGGGCAGAGGGCACAGGGGCAGAGCGCACAGGGACAGGGCGGCGGCACGCAGGGTCGTGCGGGCTTCGGCGGCGGCCGGAGCGGTCAGGCGGGGCAAGGCGGGCAGGCGGGCCAGGCCGCTCAGGGTGGCGGCGCGCGGCTGACCGAGGCACAGGCCGAAGCACAGGTCAGCCAGGCGACGACCGAACTGGCCGAGGCCAAGAAGGCCCTCGCCGGCGTGCGGATCAAGGCCCCGTCGGACGGCACGATCCTGTCGATCGCGGGATCCACCGGCTCCCGCTACACCTCGGGCGCCTTCATCACCCTGGGCGACCTCGACGCTCTTCAGGTGCAGGCGATGTTCACCGAGTCGGACATCCGCTTCCTGAAGGTCGGTCAGGCGGCCACCGTCACGCTGTCCACCCAGCCGGGACGGGAGTACGCCGGAACGGTCGCCCACATCGATCCGACCGCGACCACCTCCAACCGGCTTGTCCGGTACGGCGTGACGATCGACCTGGAGAACCGCCCCGCCCGGCTGCTGCTCGGACAGAGCGCCACCGTGCGGGTGACGACCGGCGAGGCGGCCGGCGCGCTCTACGTCCCCTCACAGGCCGTACGCCTTCAGGACGACGGCACGGCCGTGGTCACGGTGACCAACGGCGGAACGCAGACACGGCGGACGGTCGGAATCGGCGTGCGCGGCGACACCCAGGTGGAGATCACCGACGGCCTCGCCGAGGGCGACCAGGTCGTCCTGCCCGGCACCTCCACCGCCTTCCCCGACGAAGGCTTCCCCACCGCCCGCTGA
- a CDS encoding SDR family NAD(P)-dependent oxidoreductase has product MGTLDGKVVLITGTAGGQGRVASLVFAREGAKVVGCDIQVDANNETVELVRRAGGDMTGIAPVDLTDPEQARQLIEDAVAAYGGLDVVYNNAARPRFGPMPDFSVEDWRVTIAGELDNPFFVSKFAWPHLVRRGGGVIINVASMAGMIAGEVPPMVAHGAANAGVIGMTRQFALEGARHGIRAVAISPGPVLTPASDRDLGDNRAARDAITRKTLLKRFARPEEIVELAAFLASDRAAYITGANYAVDGGATAW; this is encoded by the coding sequence ATGGGAACGCTTGACGGCAAGGTGGTGCTGATCACGGGCACCGCCGGAGGTCAGGGCCGGGTCGCGTCGCTGGTCTTCGCGCGAGAAGGCGCGAAGGTCGTCGGGTGCGACATCCAGGTGGATGCCAACAACGAGACGGTGGAACTCGTCCGCCGCGCCGGAGGTGACATGACGGGCATCGCGCCCGTCGATCTCACCGACCCGGAACAGGCGCGGCAGTTGATCGAGGACGCCGTGGCGGCCTACGGCGGGCTCGACGTCGTCTACAACAACGCGGCCAGGCCCCGCTTCGGGCCGATGCCGGATTTCTCGGTGGAGGACTGGCGGGTGACCATCGCCGGCGAACTCGACAATCCCTTCTTCGTGTCGAAGTTCGCGTGGCCGCACCTGGTCCGGCGGGGTGGCGGCGTCATCATCAACGTCGCGTCCATGGCCGGCATGATCGCCGGTGAGGTCCCCCCGATGGTCGCGCACGGCGCGGCGAACGCCGGGGTCATCGGCATGACCCGGCAGTTCGCGCTCGAAGGCGCGCGCCACGGGATCCGTGCGGTGGCGATCAGCCCCGGGCCGGTCCTCACCCCGGCCAGTGACCGCGATCTCGGCGACAACCGGGCGGCCAGGGACGCGATTACCCGCAAGACGCTCCTCAAGCGCTTCGCCCGGCCGGAGGAGATCGTCGAGCTGGCGGCCTTCCTCGCCTCCGACCGGGCGGCGTACATCACGGGCGCCAACTACGCGGTCGACGGGGGTGCGACCGCCTGGTAG
- a CDS encoding NADPH-dependent FMN reductase: MTRIGIILGSTRPGRNGEAVARWVHQVAARRTDAEFELVDLLDYKLPHLDEALPPSLGQYTQPHTMAWAGKIASFDGFVMVTPEYNHSTSGALKNAIDFLYGEWNNKAVGFVSYGSVGGTRAVEHLRLIAAELQMADVRAQVALSLFTDFKDFSVFTPNDFQLDSLTATLDQVVAWSTALAPLRAR, encoded by the coding sequence ATGACCAGGATCGGGATCATCCTCGGCAGCACCCGCCCCGGACGCAACGGCGAGGCCGTCGCCCGCTGGGTGCACCAGGTCGCCGCGCGGCGGACCGACGCGGAGTTCGAGCTCGTCGACCTGCTCGACTACAAGCTCCCGCACCTCGACGAGGCGCTGCCGCCGTCGCTGGGGCAGTACACGCAGCCGCACACGATGGCGTGGGCGGGCAAGATCGCCTCGTTCGACGGCTTCGTCATGGTGACGCCGGAATACAACCACTCGACGTCGGGCGCGCTGAAGAACGCCATCGACTTCCTGTACGGCGAGTGGAACAACAAAGCGGTCGGTTTCGTCAGCTACGGCTCGGTCGGCGGCACTCGCGCGGTGGAACACCTGCGCCTGATCGCCGCCGAGCTTCAGATGGCCGATGTGCGGGCCCAGGTGGCGCTGTCGCTCTTCACCGACTTCAAGGACTTCAGCGTGTTCACGCCCAACGACTTCCAGCTCGACTCGCTCACCGCGACGTTGGACCAGGTCGTGGCGTGGAGCACGGCACTCGCGCCGCTGCGTGCCCGCTGA
- a CDS encoding MarR family winged helix-turn-helix transcriptional regulator → MTTSQPTPKVPPLTADEEALVRALPRLMYALPRAIDADMVREQQLPLIEWTALMRLSEAPQRRLRMGELAVACELSLSGMTRIVTVLERQGLVERVRCDDDARGFNAVITDAGLVRLERAWPSNLASVRRHFLDHLEGIDLAHLARAIQNVASDA, encoded by the coding sequence ATGACCACATCACAGCCGACTCCGAAGGTGCCGCCGCTGACCGCCGACGAGGAGGCGCTGGTCCGCGCGTTGCCTCGCCTGATGTACGCGCTACCCCGCGCGATCGACGCCGACATGGTGCGCGAGCAGCAGTTGCCGCTCATCGAGTGGACCGCCCTGATGCGGTTGTCGGAGGCGCCGCAGCGGCGGCTGAGGATGGGCGAGCTCGCGGTCGCCTGCGAGCTCTCCCTGAGCGGGATGACCCGCATCGTCACCGTCCTGGAGCGGCAGGGCCTGGTCGAACGGGTCAGGTGCGACGACGACGCCCGCGGGTTCAACGCCGTCATCACCGACGCCGGTCTCGTCCGTCTCGAACGGGCGTGGCCGAGCAACCTGGCGAGCGTGCGCCGGCACTTTCTCGACCACCTCGAAGGCATCGATCTCGCCCACCTCGCCCGTGCGATCCAGAACGTCGCGAGCGACGCCTGA